Proteins co-encoded in one Campylobacter concisus genomic window:
- a CDS encoding amidophosphoribosyltransferase: MCAIVGIINSKDAAKTAYYALFSMQHRGQEASGISVCDDGEISTHKGNGLVTEVFNEEILRSLKGDMAIGHNRYATAGKNSGRDAQPIAANYALGQISIVHNGNLVNKDEVRDELIKDGAIFQTNMDTENIIHLIARNHSEHLQDRIIAALDKIKGAYCLLIQSRHKTFAIRDRWGVRPLSLGRLKDGGYIVASETCAFDLVGASFIRDIRPGEMIVFEHGKSEFQSIQIYEPDPRICAFEYIYFARPDSVIEGKSVYEVRKKMGEVLAKKSKIKADFVVPVPDSGVPAALGYANESKIPFELAITRNHYVGRTFIEPSQEMRNLKVKLKLNPMSSVLKGKSIVVIDDSIVRGTTSKKVVDLLRHAGAKEIHFRVACPELKYPERYGIDTPSFEELISSKKNAEEVREYIGADSLEFLSIDELKESIGNERKYSLVSFDGDYFIK; the protein is encoded by the coding sequence ATGTGTGCAATAGTTGGTATTATAAATTCTAAAGACGCAGCAAAGACTGCGTATTATGCGTTATTTTCTATGCAGCATCGCGGTCAAGAGGCGAGTGGCATTAGTGTTTGTGATGACGGAGAAATTTCTACTCACAAGGGTAATGGCCTAGTTACAGAGGTTTTTAATGAAGAAATTTTAAGATCGCTAAAAGGCGATATGGCTATTGGTCACAACCGATATGCAACGGCTGGTAAAAACTCAGGTCGTGACGCCCAGCCAATAGCCGCTAACTACGCTTTGGGACAAATTTCAATCGTCCATAATGGAAATTTGGTAAATAAAGATGAGGTTAGAGATGAGCTTATTAAGGATGGTGCGATATTTCAGACAAATATGGATACTGAAAATATCATTCATCTAATCGCAAGAAACCATAGCGAACACTTGCAGGACCGTATTATTGCAGCACTTGATAAGATAAAAGGTGCTTATTGTCTGCTTATCCAGTCACGCCATAAAACCTTTGCAATAAGAGATCGCTGGGGTGTTAGGCCACTAAGCCTTGGCAGGCTAAAAGATGGTGGATATATCGTAGCTAGCGAGACTTGCGCTTTTGATCTTGTGGGGGCTAGCTTTATAAGAGATATTAGGCCTGGCGAGATGATAGTCTTTGAACATGGAAAAAGTGAGTTTCAAAGCATTCAAATTTATGAGCCAGATCCTAGAATTTGTGCATTTGAATATATCTATTTCGCACGCCCAGATAGCGTGATAGAAGGTAAAAGTGTCTATGAAGTTAGAAAAAAAATGGGTGAAGTACTAGCTAAGAAGAGCAAAATTAAAGCAGATTTCGTCGTACCTGTACCAGATAGTGGAGTACCAGCAGCACTTGGATATGCAAATGAGAGCAAAATCCCATTTGAGCTAGCTATCACTAGGAACCACTATGTTGGTAGAACCTTCATCGAGCCAAGCCAAGAGATGAGAAATTTAAAAGTTAAGCTAAAACTTAATCCGATGTCATCGGTTCTAAAAGGTAAAAGTATCGTTGTTATAGATGATAGTATCGTTCGTGGTACTACTTCAAAAAAGGTGGTTGATCTTTTAAGACATGCGGGCGCTAAAGAGATTCATTTTAGAGTCGCATGCCCTGAGCTTAAATACCCTGAGCGATACGGTATCGATACGCCAAGCTTTGAAGAGTTAATAAGCTCTAAAAAAAATGCAGAGGAAGTAAGAGAATACATCGGTGCAGATAGCTTAGAATTTTTAAGTATAGACGAACTTAAAGAAAGTATCGGCAATGAGCGAAAATATTCGCTTGTAAGCTTTGATGGTGACTACTTTATAAAATGA
- a CDS encoding thioredoxin-disulfide reductase, protein MLDLAIIGGGPAGLSAGLYATRGGLKNVVMFEKGEPGGQITSSSEIENYPGQKAPGESGFDFMSTWWKQCSAFGLVHKWANVIGVRKNSDGSFEILLEGGKSEQAKAVIVATGSTPRRAGFKGEDEFFGKGVSTCATCDGFFYKNKEVAVLGGGDTAVEEALYLANICSKVYLIHRRDEFRAAPTTVEKARKNEKIEFITSATIKEALGDKMGLTKIVLDTKNGERMLDVPGIFTFVGLNVNNEILKDENGKFICEMADGGQVKTNLKMQTSLKGLFVAGDIREDAPKQVVVAAGDGAVAALSAMSYIESLH, encoded by the coding sequence ATGCTTGATTTAGCGATCATCGGAGGAGGTCCAGCAGGACTAAGCGCCGGACTTTACGCCACTAGAGGCGGATTAAAAAATGTTGTAATGTTTGAAAAAGGCGAGCCTGGCGGTCAGATCACCTCTAGCTCAGAGATAGAAAACTACCCAGGCCAAAAAGCCCCTGGCGAAAGTGGCTTTGACTTTATGAGCACTTGGTGGAAACAGTGCAGCGCATTTGGGTTAGTTCACAAGTGGGCAAATGTCATTGGCGTTAGAAAAAATAGTGACGGTAGCTTTGAAATTTTACTTGAAGGCGGCAAGAGCGAGCAGGCAAAGGCTGTCATCGTAGCAACTGGCTCAACTCCAAGACGTGCTGGCTTTAAAGGCGAGGACGAGTTCTTTGGCAAAGGCGTAAGTACATGCGCGACATGCGATGGCTTCTTTTATAAAAACAAAGAAGTGGCTGTTCTTGGCGGTGGCGATACGGCTGTTGAAGAGGCACTTTATCTAGCGAATATCTGCTCAAAAGTCTATCTTATCCATAGACGTGACGAGTTTAGAGCAGCACCTACGACCGTTGAAAAAGCTAGAAAAAATGAGAAGATCGAGTTTATAACAAGTGCGACTATAAAAGAGGCGCTTGGCGATAAAATGGGCCTAACAAAGATCGTGCTTGATACCAAAAATGGCGAGCGTATGCTTGATGTGCCGGGAATTTTTACCTTTGTTGGGCTAAACGTAAATAACGAAATTTTAAAAGACGAAAATGGCAAATTTATCTGCGAAATGGCTGATGGTGGACAGGTCAAGACAAACCTTAAGATGCAAACTAGTCTAAAAGGGCTCTTTGTAGCAGGTGACATCAGAGAGGACGCTCCAAAACAAGTGGTCGTAGCAGCAGGTGATGGCGCAGTGGCTGCACTTAGCGCTATGAGCTACATAGAAAGCTTGCATTAA
- a CDS encoding 4-hydroxy-tetrahydrodipicolinate reductase — MVKIGLYGASGKMAQSIISCLKDEKDATLSIAFSQKNQVENLNSELLTNDFAKFFEACDVIIDFSQKEATMALLNYARTNPKPLVIGTTGLDNEDKNLLHLASGTMPILYATNMSLGVAVLNRLARIASKTLREFDIEIVEQHHRHKKDAPSGTAMTLAGSVAEARDLNLKDVLVTGRAGMVGERSKDEIAVMALRGGDVVGRHTVGFYNDGEFIELNHTATSRATFSKGAIRAAIWLKDQNSGLYSIGDSLGLDD, encoded by the coding sequence TTGGTAAAAATAGGCCTTTATGGTGCTAGTGGAAAGATGGCTCAAAGTATCATTTCTTGTTTAAAAGATGAAAAAGATGCTACTTTAAGCATCGCTTTTAGCCAAAAAAATCAGGTTGAAAATTTAAATAGCGAACTTTTGACAAATGACTTTGCTAAATTTTTTGAAGCATGCGATGTGATAATCGACTTTAGTCAAAAAGAGGCGACCATGGCACTGCTAAACTACGCTAGAACTAATCCAAAACCACTAGTTATCGGTACGACCGGGCTAGATAATGAAGATAAAAACTTACTTCACCTAGCATCTGGAACTATGCCTATTCTTTACGCAACAAATATGAGTTTAGGCGTAGCTGTACTAAACCGCCTTGCAAGGATTGCTTCAAAAACATTAAGAGAATTTGACATAGAGATCGTAGAGCAACACCACAGGCACAAAAAGGACGCTCCAAGCGGTACAGCGATGACACTTGCAGGAAGTGTAGCTGAGGCAAGAGATTTAAATTTAAAAGATGTTTTAGTCACTGGTAGAGCTGGCATGGTGGGCGAAAGAAGCAAGGACGAGATCGCAGTCATGGCACTTCGTGGTGGAGATGTAGTCGGTCGCCACACGGTTGGCTTTTATAATGACGGCGAATTTATTGAGCTAAATCACACCGCAACGAGTAGGGCAACCTTTTCAAAAGGTGCGATCAGGGCTGCCATTTGGCTAAAAGATCAAAATAGTGGCCTATACTCGATAGGCGATAGTTTAGGGCTTGATGATTAA
- a CDS encoding 50S ribosomal protein L20 — protein sequence MDYNKHNKGFVCFMYGFGRSRAVYAVLMGLVIFLLGFLTFGSSAQTDILNLQIALGVMLCGLLLIFLNPKIFIIKLIGYLISLAGVMIALHNANLLGEGFSLYFYASLVFGAFMMLMLLSWFVYNARSSEINEI from the coding sequence ATGGACTACAACAAACATAACAAAGGCTTTGTTTGCTTTATGTACGGCTTTGGACGAAGCAGGGCAGTTTATGCTGTTTTGATGGGTTTAGTCATATTTTTGCTTGGTTTTTTGACATTTGGCTCAAGTGCTCAAACTGATATTTTAAATTTACAAATAGCCCTTGGTGTCATGCTTTGTGGGCTTTTACTGATCTTTTTAAATCCAAAAATTTTTATCATCAAGCTAATTGGATATTTAATTTCACTTGCTGGCGTTATGATCGCTCTTCACAATGCAAATTTACTAGGCGAAGGCTTTAGCTTATATTTTTACGCAAGCCTAGTTTTTGGCGCATTCATGATGCTTATGCTTCTTAGCTGGTTTGTTTACAACGCAAGAAGTAGCGAGATAAATGAAATTTAG
- a CDS encoding diaminopimelate epimerase, producing MNKNKKIALISGISLVSLLLIYTLLGFFGVPYAIKNVAPKYLKDYNATLFVKEAKFNPFTFELNATNAELNTTSPLFSTKQVDVKLKPFSIFKKLIEIDIFRLDEPSVKIARTKDAIFNFNNFIGEDNASNEDNSTSSINFALNSAKIIKGSFSYSDQNLTKPFNVSFDDINYELNSLNTKKNSAGNHIFDSNSSLANKIDLKGDIRLNPLNINGSVVIKDFSIKPVAISFIDNDTLNLKNAVINLGIKYDINSDENATKINLKDSFLNIKSLNLNEGENEISLGELDLPKFDLDSKIAQKTDAAINLSAINLNDIAFKSAVSANLKALNLKDISLLANLNEKSELDAKAELKNISASILKVDEASKILATLKDLNASNLKASLLNEKITLNLEKTALSGINAPLSKDATTNVTNIQILGTSFTQDSNKSEASVNELNVNGINLKAKNKEILNVTEVIAKSIGFDILKMALNTASIDVNKPKFTSELSNNGLNAINELGLGEEKPTKTAKKPAKNEKKAESKAASKSKNSEFKFDIKNINVNNANIALTHLFEGEKIAHKFDNLFIKVANLSSDFSRPFDTKVDMKSSQKLNLNVDSKIKIEPLDVNAKIKLNDTNLPKYFAYAKPFLEADLSSGEMSANAELHYAKDIKADAKLSVKDIRLDDKNKEKLIAFKSLEVDKISLFKDNLEITGVALNSPFIKAHLSKEREFNISKILKEDKSKSQSEQKTESKKVASKKDDELNFSIKNFSLNNGEVDFSDASLFMPFATRISKLNGKLTDIDKKRPSSGEFQGVVGKNGFSKITAKLFPFEIKQNTEIKLDFKDIDLINVTPYSGQFVGYKIEKGKLNLNLKYSIIDSKLDGSNLINFDSLTLGEKVDSKDAVNLPLSLAISILSDENNQINIDLPVEGNLNDPDFKYGGVVWAAVKKLFADITLAPFRFLGNALGLGGKDLSSIDFLAGSSELISSEAPKIADFIKLTTAKPMMKLSITPTYSEIDVLHFKEKKLDQKINQIIASSGKDYITVLNSLVPNAKDKSDKALREEAIKTIEVNKEKLIELANERANAVKEALIKAGLEAGRININDATSSEPKQNTYTSVLMGVAN from the coding sequence ATGAATAAAAATAAAAAAATAGCCCTAATTTCAGGCATAAGTTTAGTTTCACTTTTACTTATTTACACGCTTCTTGGCTTTTTTGGTGTACCTTATGCTATCAAAAATGTTGCTCCAAAGTATCTAAAAGACTACAATGCAACACTTTTTGTGAAAGAGGCTAAATTTAATCCATTTACTTTTGAGCTAAACGCTACAAATGCCGAGCTAAACACCACTTCACCACTTTTTAGCACAAAGCAAGTCGATGTCAAGCTAAAGCCATTTTCTATCTTCAAAAAGCTCATAGAAATTGATATTTTTAGGCTTGATGAGCCAAGCGTAAAGATCGCAAGAACTAAGGATGCGATATTTAACTTTAACAACTTCATAGGTGAAGATAATGCAAGCAATGAGGACAACAGTACAAGCTCGATAAATTTCGCCCTAAATAGTGCCAAGATCATCAAAGGCTCATTTTCGTATAGCGACCAAAATCTTACAAAGCCATTTAATGTAAGTTTTGATGATATAAACTACGAGTTAAACTCGCTAAATACAAAAAAGAATAGTGCTGGCAATCATATCTTTGACTCAAACTCAAGCCTTGCAAACAAGATCGATTTAAAAGGCGATATCAGACTAAATCCACTAAACATAAATGGTAGTGTAGTCATTAAGGACTTTAGCATCAAGCCAGTTGCGATAAGTTTCATCGATAACGATACACTAAACCTTAAAAATGCAGTTATAAATTTAGGCATCAAGTACGATATAAACTCCGATGAAAACGCTACAAAGATAAATTTAAAGGATAGTTTTTTAAATATAAAATCACTAAATTTAAACGAGGGCGAAAACGAGATAAGCCTTGGCGAGCTTGATCTACCAAAATTTGATCTAGATAGCAAAATAGCTCAAAAAACAGACGCTGCCATAAATTTAAGCGCTATAAATTTAAACGATATCGCCTTTAAAAGTGCGGTATCAGCGAACTTAAAAGCGCTAAATTTAAAAGACATCTCACTTCTTGCAAATTTAAATGAAAAGAGCGAACTAGATGCTAAAGCGGAGCTAAAAAATATAAGCGCAAGCATCCTAAAAGTAGATGAGGCTAGTAAAATTTTAGCTACACTAAAAGATCTCAATGCTTCAAATTTAAAGGCGAGCTTACTAAATGAAAAAATCACTTTAAACCTTGAAAAAACCGCGCTTAGTGGCATAAATGCACCACTTAGCAAGGATGCGACCACAAACGTAACAAACATACAAATTTTAGGCACAAGTTTTACACAAGATAGCAACAAAAGCGAGGCTAGTGTTAATGAGCTCAATGTAAATGGCATAAACTTAAAAGCTAAAAACAAAGAAATTTTAAACGTAACGGAAGTCATTGCCAAGAGCATAGGCTTTGATATTTTAAAAATGGCTCTAAATACTGCTAGCATCGATGTAAATAAGCCCAAATTTACTTCTGAACTAAGCAACAACGGTCTAAACGCTATAAACGAATTAGGACTTGGAGAAGAAAAACCAACAAAAACAGCTAAAAAACCTGCCAAAAATGAGAAAAAAGCTGAAAGTAAAGCTGCTTCAAAAAGCAAAAATAGCGAGTTTAAATTTGATATAAAAAATATCAATGTAAATAACGCCAATATCGCTTTGACACACCTTTTTGAGGGCGAGAAGATCGCTCATAAATTTGATAATCTATTTATAAAAGTTGCAAATTTAAGTAGTGATTTTAGTAGGCCATTTGACACAAAAGTGGATATGAAAAGCTCACAAAAGCTAAACCTCAATGTAGACTCAAAGATCAAGATCGAGCCACTTGACGTAAATGCAAAAATCAAACTAAATGATACAAATTTGCCAAAATATTTTGCCTACGCAAAGCCATTTTTAGAGGCAGATCTTTCAAGTGGAGAGATGAGTGCAAACGCCGAGCTTCACTATGCAAAAGATATAAAAGCGGATGCAAAGCTTAGCGTAAAAGATATTAGATTAGATGATAAAAATAAAGAAAAGCTAATCGCATTTAAAAGTTTAGAAGTGGATAAAATTTCACTTTTTAAAGATAATCTTGAAATTACTGGAGTTGCTCTAAATTCGCCATTTATCAAGGCTCATCTAAGCAAAGAGCGCGAATTTAATATAAGCAAAATCCTAAAAGAAGATAAGAGCAAATCCCAAAGTGAGCAAAAAACTGAGAGCAAAAAGGTGGCTAGTAAAAAAGATGACGAGCTAAATTTTAGTATCAAAAATTTCTCACTTAACAACGGCGAAGTTGATTTCTCAGACGCATCTTTATTTATGCCATTTGCCACAAGGATATCAAAACTAAACGGCAAGCTCACTGACATCGACAAAAAGCGTCCAAGCTCTGGGGAATTTCAAGGCGTAGTCGGCAAAAATGGCTTCTCTAAGATTACAGCAAAATTATTTCCATTTGAGATAAAGCAAAATACAGAGATTAAGCTTGACTTTAAGGACATTGACCTAATCAATGTAACACCTTACAGTGGGCAATTCGTAGGCTATAAGATAGAAAAAGGAAAACTAAATTTAAATCTAAAATATAGTATCATCGACTCTAAGCTAGATGGCTCAAATCTTATAAATTTTGACTCTCTCACGCTTGGTGAAAAAGTTGACTCAAAAGATGCTGTAAATTTACCGCTATCCCTTGCCATATCGATACTAAGCGATGAAAATAACCAAATAAACATTGATCTTCCGGTCGAGGGAAATTTAAATGATCCTGACTTTAAATATGGCGGCGTAGTCTGGGCCGCAGTAAAAAAACTCTTTGCCGATATCACGCTAGCACCTTTTAGATTTTTAGGAAATGCTTTGGGACTTGGCGGAAAAGATCTAAGCTCCATTGACTTTCTTGCTGGAAGTAGCGAGCTAATAAGCTCAGAAGCGCCAAAAATAGCTGATTTTATAAAATTAACTACTGCAAAGCCTATGATGAAACTTAGCATCACGCCTACTTACTCCGAAATAGATGTGCTCCACTTTAAAGAAAAAAAGCTTGATCAAAAGATAAATCAAATAATCGCCTCAAGTGGCAAAGATTATATTACCGTACTAAATTCTCTCGTTCCAAACGCTAAAGACAAAAGCGATAAGGCCTTAAGAGAAGAGGCAATAAAAACCATCGAAGTGAATAAGGAAAAGCTAATTGAGCTAGCAAATGAGCGTGCAAATGCAGTAAAAGAAGCACTCATAAAAGCTGGGCTTGAGGCTGGCCGCATAAATATAAACGATGCAACAAGCTCAGAGCCTAAGCAAAATACCTACACAAGCGTGCTTATGGGAGTGGCGAACTAA
- a CDS encoding bifunctional phosphoribosyl-AMP cyclohydrolase/phosphoribosyl-ATP pyrophosphatase yields MNSVTKSIDWQKVGGLLPVVVCDYATNEVLMLAYMNEEALNLSLSSRYAHYFSRTKNRIWKKGEESRNTQEIKAAFLDCDNDTLLLKVIQNGDAACHTGARSCFFNEINLQDSKISDAKIEVKKPNYGILDELYHVIEDRKLNANPEISYVASLFKKGENQILKKVGEEAGEFIMAAKDLGFAKALGSDELKAKNDLIYEAADLCFHALVALSAHNIHPDAVKNELARRFGMSGVEEKRSRDVK; encoded by the coding sequence ATGAACAGCGTAACAAAAAGCATAGACTGGCAAAAAGTTGGTGGATTGCTTCCAGTAGTGGTTTGTGATTATGCCACAAATGAAGTTTTAATGCTTGCTTACATGAACGAAGAAGCACTAAATTTAAGTCTATCTAGCCGTTACGCTCACTATTTTTCACGCACCAAAAATAGAATTTGGAAAAAAGGCGAAGAGAGCAGAAATACACAGGAGATAAAAGCTGCATTTTTAGACTGTGATAACGATACTTTGCTTTTAAAAGTGATTCAAAACGGAGATGCAGCTTGTCACACTGGGGCAAGGTCGTGTTTTTTTAATGAGATAAATTTACAAGACAGTAAAATTTCAGATGCAAAAATCGAAGTTAAGAAACCAAATTATGGCATCCTTGACGAGCTTTATCACGTGATAGAAGATAGGAAGCTAAATGCAAACCCTGAGATTTCTTATGTGGCAAGCCTTTTTAAAAAAGGCGAAAATCAAATTTTAAAGAAAGTTGGCGAAGAGGCTGGCGAATTTATAATGGCTGCAAAGGATCTTGGCTTTGCTAAAGCATTGGGCTCAGATGAATTAAAAGCAAAAAATGATCTGATTTACGAAGCAGCCGATCTTTGCTTTCATGCGCTTGTGGCACTTTCAGCCCATAATATCCATCCAGATGCTGTAAAAAACGAACTTGCAAGACGTTTTGGTATGAGTGGCGTCGAAGAGAAAAGATCGCGAGATGTTAAATAG
- a CDS encoding peroxiredoxin: protein MSEFSKADIERKITLEVGDKAPEFEALNQDGVKVALKDFIGKNVVLYFYPKDNTPGCTTEACEFSANYDQFIKNDTVIIGVSPDSVKSHVGFIAKQNLKHILLSDEDKEISKLYGVWQVKKNYGKEYLGIARSTFVIGKDGKIVKIYKSVKAKDHAAKVLADLVK, encoded by the coding sequence ATGAGCGAATTTAGCAAAGCAGATATTGAACGAAAAATAACACTTGAGGTTGGCGACAAAGCGCCAGAGTTTGAAGCGCTAAATCAAGACGGTGTAAAGGTCGCACTAAAGGACTTTATAGGCAAAAACGTGGTGCTTTACTTCTACCCAAAGGACAACACTCCAGGCTGCACGACTGAAGCTTGCGAATTTAGCGCAAACTACGATCAGTTTATCAAAAATGACACAGTTATAATCGGCGTTAGCCCAGATAGTGTGAAGTCTCACGTTGGCTTTATCGCAAAGCAAAATTTAAAGCACATTCTATTAAGCGATGAGGATAAAGAAATTTCAAAGCTTTATGGCGTTTGGCAAGTTAAGAAAAACTACGGCAAAGAGTATCTTGGTATCGCAAGAAGCACATTTGTGATCGGCAAAGACGGCAAGATAGTTAAAATTTATAAAAGCGTAAAAGCCAAAGATCATGCCGCAAAAGTGCTAGCCGATCTTGTAAAATAA
- a CDS encoding thiol reductase thioredoxin, with translation MGKYIELTKENFDVTKEGVALVDFWAPWCGPCRMLAPVIEELAEDFEGKAKICKVNTDEVQDLAVEFGIRSIPTLLFFKNGELVEQMVGAQSKQALTDKLNSLL, from the coding sequence ATGGGAAAATACATCGAACTTACAAAAGAAAATTTTGATGTTACAAAAGAAGGCGTTGCTTTAGTAGATTTCTGGGCTCCATGGTGCGGACCTTGCCGTATGCTAGCTCCAGTGATCGAAGAGCTTGCTGAAGACTTCGAGGGCAAAGCGAAAATTTGCAAGGTAAACACTGATGAAGTGCAAGATCTTGCAGTTGAGTTTGGCATCAGATCGATCCCAACATTGCTATTTTTCAAAAATGGCGAGCTAGTTGAGCAAATGGTCGGTGCGCAGTCAAAACAAGCCCTAACTGACAAACTAAATTCGCTTCTTTAA
- a CDS encoding 4-oxalocrotonate tautomerase has product MPYVNIKIAGPEPTKEQKDQVFKEVTETLVRVLGKKKEAVMIFIETHDASNIGVGGESVEDKRKGIK; this is encoded by the coding sequence ATGCCTTATGTTAATATCAAAATAGCAGGCCCAGAGCCGACAAAAGAGCAAAAAGATCAAGTTTTTAAAGAGGTGACTGAGACGCTTGTAAGAGTGCTTGGCAAGAAAAAAGAGGCGGTGATGATTTTCATAGAAACTCACGACGCTAGCAACATCGGCGTAGGTGGCGAGAGCGTAGAAGATAAGAGAAAGGGGATAAAATGA
- a CDS encoding branched chain amino acid aminotransferase, whose amino-acid sequence MNASEFIWMDGKLVKWDDAKVHVLTHSLHYGNAVFEGTRAYKTKKGLAIFRLKDHTKRLLRSAKMTVLNVPYSEEELEKAQIELLRANKYNSNVYIRPLIFLGYGVMGVAHTKAPVQTAIASWEWGAYLGDEGLEKGIRVKISSFAKLAPAAQMNRAKASSNYLSSQMANYEAKEAGYDEALLLDSEGFVAEGPGECFFIVENGVLITPPNDNSLLSITQDTVIRLAHDLDIEVRRERITRDQAYTADEAFFTGTAAEVTPINSIDNRIIGNGARGEVTKRLQKAYFDVVYGLNKKYESFLTYI is encoded by the coding sequence ATGAATGCTTCAGAATTCATCTGGATGGATGGAAAGTTAGTTAAATGGGACGATGCAAAAGTACACGTTCTAACTCACTCTTTGCACTATGGCAATGCCGTATTTGAGGGCACAAGAGCTTATAAAACCAAAAAAGGTCTAGCTATTTTTAGACTCAAAGACCACACAAAAAGACTTTTAAGATCAGCAAAAATGACCGTTTTAAATGTGCCTTACAGTGAAGAAGAGCTTGAAAAAGCGCAGATCGAACTACTTCGCGCAAATAAATATAACAGCAATGTCTACATCCGCCCACTTATATTTTTAGGATACGGCGTAATGGGCGTAGCTCACACAAAAGCACCAGTGCAAACTGCTATCGCTTCATGGGAGTGGGGTGCTTATCTTGGCGATGAAGGCCTAGAAAAAGGCATTAGAGTTAAAATTTCAAGCTTTGCCAAACTCGCACCTGCTGCTCAAATGAACAGAGCAAAAGCTAGCTCAAACTACCTAAGCTCACAAATGGCAAACTACGAGGCAAAAGAGGCTGGATACGACGAGGCGCTACTTCTTGATAGTGAAGGCTTTGTGGCTGAGGGTCCAGGCGAGTGCTTCTTTATCGTTGAAAATGGCGTTTTAATCACTCCGCCAAACGACAACAGCCTACTTAGCATCACTCAAGATACAGTCATAAGACTTGCTCACGATCTTGACATCGAAGTAAGAAGAGAGCGCATCACAAGAGATCAGGCTTACACAGCTGACGAGGCGTTTTTCACAGGCACAGCAGCTGAAGTAACACCGATAAATAGCATAGATAACCGCATCATTGGTAACGGCGCTAGAGGCGAAGTGACAAAGAGACTACAAAAAGCTTATTTTGACGTAGTTTATGGTCTAAACAAAAAGTATGAATCATTTTTAACATATATTTAA
- a CDS encoding thiol:disulfide interchange protein, with protein MKLIKMLILNAFFALNLSALTEGVEYQTLVKPLNVPKNSVVKVFSYDCTHCYKFDRSITKKLMTKLDGVKFIPYHLSTKGKLGESASKIFAALISIDEANGTDLLSDESKFKQAKFAIYKARHDKNDDFSNGKDKEKFLNLALEAAHVSKADYEKALNSDRAKELLDTWFASYDVASISGVPAFVVSGKYLINLSAASSIDEMAKIIQELLDK; from the coding sequence ATGAAGCTTATAAAAATGCTAATTTTAAATGCGTTTTTTGCACTAAATTTATCAGCACTGACTGAAGGCGTGGAGTATCAAACTCTAGTAAAACCGCTTAATGTGCCTAAAAACTCGGTCGTTAAGGTTTTTAGCTACGACTGCACACACTGCTATAAGTTTGATCGCTCGATCACAAAAAAGCTAATGACAAAGCTTGATGGAGTTAAATTTATACCATATCACCTAAGCACTAAAGGCAAGCTTGGTGAGAGTGCGAGTAAGATTTTTGCCGCTCTTATCTCGATAGATGAAGCAAATGGCACAGATCTGCTAAGTGATGAGTCTAAATTTAAGCAAGCTAAATTTGCTATCTATAAAGCTAGACACGATAAAAACGATGATTTTAGCAATGGCAAAGACAAAGAGAAGTTTTTAAATTTAGCCCTCGAAGCAGCTCACGTGAGCAAAGCCGACTACGAAAAAGCACTAAATAGTGACAGAGCAAAAGAGCTTTTAGATACGTGGTTCGCCTCTTATGATGTCGCTAGCATTAGCGGTGTGCCAGCTTTTGTAGTAAGCGGGAAATATCTAATAAACTTAAGTGCGGCTTCATCAATAGATGAGATGGCAAAGATCATACAAGAGCTTTTAGATAAGTAG